The following proteins are encoded in a genomic region of Alnus glutinosa chromosome 8, dhAlnGlut1.1, whole genome shotgun sequence:
- the LOC133875736 gene encoding DEAD-box ATP-dependent RNA helicase 32, translated as MKRPKSRNLRKQNRLSETQEIELLNSWIQSQKPDSGSNPISLPPLPSNERIGRLDDASFSRYAGATRFEQLPISQRTRDGLRDAKYVEMTDIQRASLPHALCERDILGAAKTGSGKTLAFVIPILEKLYRERWGPEDGVGSIIISPTRELAGQLFDVLRSVGKHHNFSAGLLIGGRKDVDTEKERVNELNILVCTPGRLLQHMDETPNFECSQLQVLVLDEADRILDVGFKKALNAIISQLPKNRQTLLFSATQTKSVQDLARLSLKDPEYLSVHEESVTATPNRLQQTAMVVPLEEKLDMLWSFIKAHLNSKILVFLSSCKQVKFVFEAFKKLRPGIPLKCLHGRMKQERRMGIYSQFCEMRSVLFSTDVASRGLDFNKAVDWVVQVDCPEDVASYIHRVGRTARYHSGGRSVLFLTPSEMKMLEKLQAAKVPVQFIKANNKRLQPVSGLLSALLVKYPDMQYLAQRAFVTYLRSIHIQKDKEIFDVIKLPIDEFSASLGLPMTPKIRFLKQKMKSKTESEKSSLLKTENSNDENVLEIPKEKLDIGDIDEEEVNKGLLLKKDTPNEEEGKTCEIEDVRPTIRISKKKKLKINVHRPTGTRVVFDEEGNAVAPLAMVADTKSGNESFQIDQGKKKEYYSKMREEMKQADKEDKLLDHQRRREQRIKKKMKLKRGALEDEDNEELSGSEEEAATRDRPHKKSKIYYDSDSDDGERKQKKDSMTLEEQEAVALKLLNSMHS; from the exons atGAAAAGACCCAAATCTAGAAACCTCCGAAAGCAGAACCGCCTCTCGGAGACCCAAGAAATCGAGCTCCTGAACTCATGGATCCAGTCCCAGAAACCCGACTCGGGATCCAACCCCATATCGTTGCCCCCACTGCCCTCGAACGAGCGCATAGGCCGCCTCGACGACGCGTCGTTTTCGCGGTATGCCGGTGCCACGAGGTTCGAGCAGCTCCCGATCTCGCAGAGGACCAGAGATGGCCTGCGCGATGCCAAATACGTCGAAATGACCGATATCCAGAGGGCTTCTCTGCCGCACGCGCTCTGCGAGAGGGATATTCTCGGCGCGGCGAAGACTGGGTCGGGAAAGACTCTGGCTTTTGTTATTCCG ATCCTGGAGAAGTTATATAGAGAGAGATGGGGTCCTGAGGATGGGGTAGGCAGTATCATCATATCTCCTACACGGGAATTGGCAGGTCAACTATTTGACGTGTTGAGATCTGTGGGGAAGCACCATAATTTTAGTGCCGGTCTCCTAATTGGTGGTCGCAAGGATGTTGACACTGAGAAGGAGCGTGTAAATGAGCTGAACATATTGGTTTGCACTCCCGGTCGGCTTCTTCAGCACATGGACGAGACACCAAACTTTGAATGTTCCCAGCTTCAG GTTTTGGTCCTTGATGAGGCAGATCGTATTCTTGATGTCGGATTTAAGAAGGCTTTAAATGCTATTATCTCGCAGCTACCTAAGAATAGACAAACCTTGCTGTTCTCAGCTACTCAAACAAAGTCGGTTCAGGATCTTGCAAGACTCAGTTTGAAGGACCCAGAGTATCTCAGTGTGCATGAGGAGTCTGTGACTGCCACTCCCAATCGCTTGCAGCAAACTGCTATGGTTGTTCCTCTCGAAGAGAAGTTAGACATGTTGTGGAGTTTCATAAAGGCACATCTTAATTCAAAGATCCTAGTGTTTCTTTCGAGTTGTAAACAG GTAAAATTTGTCTTTGAAGCATTTAAGAAACTGCGTCCTGGAATACCCTTAAAATGTCTTCATGGGAGAATGAAGCAGGAGAGAAGGATGGGAATATATTCACAGTTTTGTGAGATGCGCTCTGTTCTTTTCTCAACTGACGTGGCCTCGAGAGGCCTTGATTTTAATAAGGCAGTTGACTGGGTTGTCCag GTGGATTGTCCAGAAGATGTTGCATCTTACATACACAGAGTTGGTCGCACTGCTCGCTATCATTCTGGAGGGAGGTCTGTTTTATTTCTGACGCCCTCAGAAATGAAAATGCTTGAAAAATTACAAGCAGCAAAAGTACCCGTTCAATTTATCAAG GCAAATAATAAAAGACTGCAACCTGTTTCTGGGTTGCTGTCAGCATTGCTAGTCAAGTATCCAGATATGCAGTATCTGGCTCAAAGGGCCTTTGTGACATATTTGCGATCCATTCAtattcagaaagataaagaaatttttGACGTGATAAAACTGCCTATTGATGAGTTTTCAGCGTCATTGGGTCTACCAATGACTCCAAAAATCCGTTTCTTGAAGCAGAAAATGAAGTCAAAAACAGAGTCAGAGAAATCTTCTCTTCTCAAAACAGAAAACTCCAATGATGAGAATGTGCTGGAGATTCCAAAAGAGAAGCTAGATATTGGTGATATAGATGAAGAGGAAGTAAACAAAGGTTTGCTCCTGAAAAAGGATACACCAAACGAGGAAGAAGGGAAAACTTGTGAAATTGAAGATGTTAG GCCCACAATACGGATttcgaagaaaaagaaattgaagattAATGTCCATAGACCAACAGGTACTAGGGTAGTCTTTGATGAGGAAGGCAATGCAGTAGCCCCGCTTGCAATGGTGGCCGACACAAAGAGTGGCAATGAATCATTTCAGATTGACCAAG gcaaaaagaaagaatattataGCAAGATGAGGGAAGAGATGAAGCAGGCGGACAAAGAAGACAAGCTACTAGATCACCAACGTCGCAGAGAACAACggatcaagaagaagatgaagttgAAAAGAGGAGCTTTGGAAGACGAAGACAATGAAGAACTTTCTGGGTCAGAAGAGGAAGCAGCAACTAGAGACCGACCCCATAAGAAGTCAAAGATATATTATGATAGTGACAGTGATGAtggagagagaaaacaaaagaaggatTCCATGACCCTGGAGGAGCAAGAAGCAGTGGCTCTCAAATTACTAAATTCCATGCACTCGTAA
- the LOC133875932 gene encoding uncharacterized protein LOC133875932 isoform X1: MGCRNREFLNDEASSSSLSEALIFATLCIIGLPVDVHVKDGSVYSGIFHTASAEDEYGIVLKNATMIKMGKSKSNVGNGVVIDTLVILSGDLVQVVAKGVQLSVDGVAGNMAGDCTEAVVGIVPSKHPASEANKSTKYAIHKKKINQTRSSVQAENGFSHGFIPKISGRKHEERKTSTNQIGNALEVENGITDGISLAKVEEASGASYGRSQGERDIFKDKIELHREESADEVHGSTSSLDTSITQVKPVEDRHAKMTSQLLPNEASSDPATLPVKPDNQSCERPSSADTSSSDAVSPGLSTSPNPIMDLTSESSLSSSTTFTEMAPPQNPESNRSSKEFKLNPGAKIFSPSLAKPISATPSVPTVGSMSYIPNNSHAVPVAAAQPEIEFSPFSSRSSVPVKFVPYGNFTAGNGVSSSQFSQPMIGPMGSRTQPLRYAGQYNPIQAGTAYMHPTSQAVMVGRLGQLVYVHPVTHELVQGASAISPASARPLLTPHQVQFSKQQGSAASQALHLSAPPPFIASGQQPFAVPSHIPLFQSPFPANRAIPVPGANGLSSAKFS, encoded by the exons ATGGGTTGCAGAAACAGAGAGTTCTTAAACGACGaggcctcttcttcttctttgagtGAGGCTTTGATTTTCGCCACTCTGTGCATCATTGGCCTCCCAGTTGACGTGCACGTCAAGGACGGTTCGGTCTACTCTGGAATCTTCCACACCGCATCTGCAGAAGATGAATATG GTATTGTCCTGAAGAATGCAACGATGATTAAGATGGGCAAAAGTAAATCAAATGTGGGAAATGGTGTGGTCATAGATACGCTAGTAATCCTCTCAGGTGATCTAGTTCAAGTTGTTGCAAAG GGAGTTCAGCTTTCAGTTGATGGTGTTGCTGGAAATATGGCTGGTGATTGTACAGAAGCAGTTGTGGGGATTGTACCTTCTAAGCACCCAGCGAGTGAGGCAAATAAATCTACAAAGTATGCCatccataaaaagaaaatcaatcagACAAG GAGTTCAGTCCAAGCAGAGAATGGCTTTTCTCATGGTTTTATACCCAAAATATCTGGAAGGAAGCatgaagagagaaaaacatCTACAAATCAGATTGGCAATGCCTTGGAAGTTGAAAATGGGATAACAGATGGGATAAGTTTAGcaaag GTTGAAGAAGCTTCTGGTGCATCATATGGGAG GTCACAAGGTGAACGGGATATTTTCAAAGATAAGATTGAGCTTCATAGGGAAGAAAGT GCTGATGAAGTTCATGGCTCTACTTCAAGCT TGGATACCAGCATTACCCAAGTAAAACCTGTTGAAGATAGGCATGCAAAGATGACATCGCAGCTCTTGCCAAATGAAGCATCCAGTGATCCTGCTACTCTTCCTGTTAAACCAGACAACCAAAGCTGTGAAAGGCCCTCTTCAGCAGACACTTCTTCATCTGATGCTGTTTCTCCAGGTCTTTCAACTTCTCCCAATCCAATCATGGACCTCACCTCAGAGTCAAGTCTTAGTTCATCAACAACATTCACTGAAATGGCCCCTCCACAAAATCCAGAATCTAATAGAAGCTCTAAG GAATTCAAGCTCAACCCAGGAGCAAAAATCTTCTCTCCATCCCTTGCAAAGCCTATATCAGCAACTCCTTCAGTGCCAACTGTTGGAAGCATGAGTTACATTCCAAATAACTCGCATGCGGTGCCTGTTGCTGCTGCTCAACCAGAAATTGAATTCAGCCCTTTTTCATCGCGTTCATCCGTGCCTGTTAAGTTTGTCCCATATGGTAATTTTACAGCTGGAAATGGTGTCAGCAGTTCTCAATTTTCCCAACCG ATGATTGGACCTATGGGAAGCAGGACACAGCCCCTTCGCTATGCTGGCCAGTATAATCCTATTCAGGCTGGAACTGCGTATATGCATCCAACTTCTCAAGCT GTTATGGTTGGACGATTGGGTCAACTTGTCTACGTCCATCCAGTTACTCAT gAGTTAGTTCAGGGTGCATCAGCTATCTCACCAGCATCTGCACGTCCTCTGTTGACTCCGCATCAGGTCCAATTTTCAAAGCAGCAAG GAAGTGCAGCAAGCCAAGCATTGCATCTCTCCGCGCCTCCACCTTTCATAGCTAGTGGACAGCAACCTTTTGCTGTGCCCAGCCACATCCCACTTTTCCAATCTCCCTTCCCGGCAAATCGGGCAATTCCAGTTCCAGGAGCTAATGGTCTCTCCAGCGCCAAGTTTTCATGA
- the LOC133875932 gene encoding polyadenylate-binding protein-interacting protein 4 isoform X2, protein MGCRNREFLNDEASSSSLSEALIFATLCIIGLPVDVHVKDGSVYSGIFHTASAEDEYGIVLKNATMIKMGKSKSNVGNGVVIDTLVILSGDLVQVVAKLSVDGVAGNMAGDCTEAVVGIVPSKHPASEANKSTKYAIHKKKINQTRSSVQAENGFSHGFIPKISGRKHEERKTSTNQIGNALEVENGITDGISLAKVEEASGASYGRSQGERDIFKDKIELHREESADEVHGSTSSLDTSITQVKPVEDRHAKMTSQLLPNEASSDPATLPVKPDNQSCERPSSADTSSSDAVSPGLSTSPNPIMDLTSESSLSSSTTFTEMAPPQNPESNRSSKEFKLNPGAKIFSPSLAKPISATPSVPTVGSMSYIPNNSHAVPVAAAQPEIEFSPFSSRSSVPVKFVPYGNFTAGNGVSSSQFSQPMIGPMGSRTQPLRYAGQYNPIQAGTAYMHPTSQAVMVGRLGQLVYVHPVTHELVQGASAISPASARPLLTPHQVQFSKQQGSAASQALHLSAPPPFIASGQQPFAVPSHIPLFQSPFPANRAIPVPGANGLSSAKFS, encoded by the exons ATGGGTTGCAGAAACAGAGAGTTCTTAAACGACGaggcctcttcttcttctttgagtGAGGCTTTGATTTTCGCCACTCTGTGCATCATTGGCCTCCCAGTTGACGTGCACGTCAAGGACGGTTCGGTCTACTCTGGAATCTTCCACACCGCATCTGCAGAAGATGAATATG GTATTGTCCTGAAGAATGCAACGATGATTAAGATGGGCAAAAGTAAATCAAATGTGGGAAATGGTGTGGTCATAGATACGCTAGTAATCCTCTCAGGTGATCTAGTTCAAGTTGTTGCAAAG CTTTCAGTTGATGGTGTTGCTGGAAATATGGCTGGTGATTGTACAGAAGCAGTTGTGGGGATTGTACCTTCTAAGCACCCAGCGAGTGAGGCAAATAAATCTACAAAGTATGCCatccataaaaagaaaatcaatcagACAAG GAGTTCAGTCCAAGCAGAGAATGGCTTTTCTCATGGTTTTATACCCAAAATATCTGGAAGGAAGCatgaagagagaaaaacatCTACAAATCAGATTGGCAATGCCTTGGAAGTTGAAAATGGGATAACAGATGGGATAAGTTTAGcaaag GTTGAAGAAGCTTCTGGTGCATCATATGGGAG GTCACAAGGTGAACGGGATATTTTCAAAGATAAGATTGAGCTTCATAGGGAAGAAAGT GCTGATGAAGTTCATGGCTCTACTTCAAGCT TGGATACCAGCATTACCCAAGTAAAACCTGTTGAAGATAGGCATGCAAAGATGACATCGCAGCTCTTGCCAAATGAAGCATCCAGTGATCCTGCTACTCTTCCTGTTAAACCAGACAACCAAAGCTGTGAAAGGCCCTCTTCAGCAGACACTTCTTCATCTGATGCTGTTTCTCCAGGTCTTTCAACTTCTCCCAATCCAATCATGGACCTCACCTCAGAGTCAAGTCTTAGTTCATCAACAACATTCACTGAAATGGCCCCTCCACAAAATCCAGAATCTAATAGAAGCTCTAAG GAATTCAAGCTCAACCCAGGAGCAAAAATCTTCTCTCCATCCCTTGCAAAGCCTATATCAGCAACTCCTTCAGTGCCAACTGTTGGAAGCATGAGTTACATTCCAAATAACTCGCATGCGGTGCCTGTTGCTGCTGCTCAACCAGAAATTGAATTCAGCCCTTTTTCATCGCGTTCATCCGTGCCTGTTAAGTTTGTCCCATATGGTAATTTTACAGCTGGAAATGGTGTCAGCAGTTCTCAATTTTCCCAACCG ATGATTGGACCTATGGGAAGCAGGACACAGCCCCTTCGCTATGCTGGCCAGTATAATCCTATTCAGGCTGGAACTGCGTATATGCATCCAACTTCTCAAGCT GTTATGGTTGGACGATTGGGTCAACTTGTCTACGTCCATCCAGTTACTCAT gAGTTAGTTCAGGGTGCATCAGCTATCTCACCAGCATCTGCACGTCCTCTGTTGACTCCGCATCAGGTCCAATTTTCAAAGCAGCAAG GAAGTGCAGCAAGCCAAGCATTGCATCTCTCCGCGCCTCCACCTTTCATAGCTAGTGGACAGCAACCTTTTGCTGTGCCCAGCCACATCCCACTTTTCCAATCTCCCTTCCCGGCAAATCGGGCAATTCCAGTTCCAGGAGCTAATGGTCTCTCCAGCGCCAAGTTTTCATGA
- the LOC133875524 gene encoding protein METABOLIC NETWORK MODULATOR 1 isoform X3, protein MNQTYQGSNPDGSADVPVKRKRGRPRKYPKLDLEEKARIPKDQNLNRRENDRVPPGFGGVNGNQPRQVDSIDNANDGMAGQVVSGVIEAAFDAGYLLSVRVGNSDTTLRGVVFKPGHYVPISAENDVAPEMQMIRRNEVPLPAENYTHVHGYNPRSREREQKFNSRRNGTHSLNEVPIVNRVVPQSANLVASKGKQVPSVAAQTARPVIPKGNVVPVVLKPVNGIALANQPSSYAIQAPHLVASKSNKVVGGAQSSDGSIVNNQVPVVVNQTPPPQPQASHQFTPKDSQSDNVPCTQPPEEVSKKIQGLSESAKTEIDGSTLAGKTSVKGSGHKQVDEVNDMDQPLLIEPLQAVQPDPCTQPDPAAKPFENNITGKMTQLLQESAMENQVPWAEKPATASVLKLEEPRN, encoded by the exons ATGAACCAAACTTACCAAGGGAGTAACCCTGATGGTTCGGCAGATGTCCCTGTGAAGCGCAAAAGAGGTCGTCCGCGTAAGTATCCCAAACTTGATCTTGAGGAGAAGGCTCGTATCCCAAAGGATCAGAATTTAAACCGTAGGGAGAATGATCGTGTCCCTCCTGGATTTGGAGGGGTCAATGGAAATCAGCCCCGTCAAGTTGATTCAATTGATAATGCAAATGATGGCATGGCAGGCCAGGTTGTGTCTGGTGTCATTGAGGCAGCATTTGACGCAGGATATTTGCTGAGTGTTCGAGTTGGCAACTCTGACACCACTTTGAGGGGTGTTGTCTTCAAGCCTGGACATTACGTCCCTATTTCAGCTGAGAATGATGTGGCCCCTGAAATGCAAATGATCAGGCGAAATGAGGTTCCCCTCCCAGCAGAAAATTATACTCACGTCCATGGCTATAACCCTCGATCCAGAGAGAGGGAGCAGAAATTTAATTCTCGTAGGAATGGAACTCATTCATTGAATGAAGTACCAATTGTCAACCGAGTTGTACCTCAGTCTGCTAACCTTGTGGCTTCAAAAGGCAAACAGGTGCCTTCAGTTGCGGCCCAAACTGCTCGCCCTGTAATCCCAAAGGGCAATGTAGTGCCCGTTGTACTCAAACCTGTTAACGGGATAGCACTTGCCAACCAACCATCTTCATATGCTATTCAAGCTCCTCATTTGGTAGCCTCAAAAAGCAACAAGGTCGTTGGAGGTGCTCAATCATCAGATGGTTCAATAGTCAACAACCAGGTGCCAGTAGTAGTAAACCAAACACCTCCTCCTCAACCTCAAGCCAGCCACCAGTTTACACCAAAAGACTCACAAAGTGATAATGTTCCTTGTACTCAACCACCAGAAGAGGTCAGCAAAAAAATTCAAGGTCTTTCGGAGTCAGCAAAGACTGAAATAGACGGTAGCACATTAGCTGGCAAAACGTCAGTCAAAGGTTCTGGCCACAAGCAGGTAGATGAAGTTAATGATATGGATCAGCCCCTCTTAATTGAGCCCCTGCAGGCTGTACAGCCTGATCCCTGTACCCAACCCGACCCTGCTGCAAAACCTTTTGAGAATAATATAACTGGAAAAATGACTCAGCTGTTGCAG GAAAGCGCGATGGAGAACCAGGTGCCTTGGGCTGAAAAGCCAGCAACAGCTTCTGTGCTGAAGTTAGAGGAGCCCAGAAACTGA
- the LOC133875524 gene encoding protein METABOLIC NETWORK MODULATOR 1 isoform X2: MNQTYQGSNPDGSADVPVKRKRGRPRKYPKLDLEEKARIPKDQNLNRRENDRVPPGFGGVNGNQPRQVDSIDNANDGMAGQVVSGVIEAAFDAGYLLSVRVGNSDTTLRGVVFKPGHYVPISAENDVAPEMQMIRRNEVPLPAENYTHVHGYNPRSREREQKFNSRRNGTHSLNEVPIVNRVVPQSANLVASKGKQVPSVAAQTARPVIPKGNVVPVVLKPVNGIALANQPSSYAIQAPHLVASKSNKVVGGAQSSDGSIVNNQVPVVVNQTPPPQPQASHQFTPKDSQSDNVPCTQPPEEVSKKIQGLSESAKTEIDGSTLAGKTSVKGSGHKQVDEVNDMDQPLLIEPLQAVQPDPCTQPDPAAKPFENNITGKMTQLLQVLQESAMENQVPWAEKPATASVLKLEEPRN; this comes from the exons ATGAACCAAACTTACCAAGGGAGTAACCCTGATGGTTCGGCAGATGTCCCTGTGAAGCGCAAAAGAGGTCGTCCGCGTAAGTATCCCAAACTTGATCTTGAGGAGAAGGCTCGTATCCCAAAGGATCAGAATTTAAACCGTAGGGAGAATGATCGTGTCCCTCCTGGATTTGGAGGGGTCAATGGAAATCAGCCCCGTCAAGTTGATTCAATTGATAATGCAAATGATGGCATGGCAGGCCAGGTTGTGTCTGGTGTCATTGAGGCAGCATTTGACGCAGGATATTTGCTGAGTGTTCGAGTTGGCAACTCTGACACCACTTTGAGGGGTGTTGTCTTCAAGCCTGGACATTACGTCCCTATTTCAGCTGAGAATGATGTGGCCCCTGAAATGCAAATGATCAGGCGAAATGAGGTTCCCCTCCCAGCAGAAAATTATACTCACGTCCATGGCTATAACCCTCGATCCAGAGAGAGGGAGCAGAAATTTAATTCTCGTAGGAATGGAACTCATTCATTGAATGAAGTACCAATTGTCAACCGAGTTGTACCTCAGTCTGCTAACCTTGTGGCTTCAAAAGGCAAACAGGTGCCTTCAGTTGCGGCCCAAACTGCTCGCCCTGTAATCCCAAAGGGCAATGTAGTGCCCGTTGTACTCAAACCTGTTAACGGGATAGCACTTGCCAACCAACCATCTTCATATGCTATTCAAGCTCCTCATTTGGTAGCCTCAAAAAGCAACAAGGTCGTTGGAGGTGCTCAATCATCAGATGGTTCAATAGTCAACAACCAGGTGCCAGTAGTAGTAAACCAAACACCTCCTCCTCAACCTCAAGCCAGCCACCAGTTTACACCAAAAGACTCACAAAGTGATAATGTTCCTTGTACTCAACCACCAGAAGAGGTCAGCAAAAAAATTCAAGGTCTTTCGGAGTCAGCAAAGACTGAAATAGACGGTAGCACATTAGCTGGCAAAACGTCAGTCAAAGGTTCTGGCCACAAGCAGGTAGATGAAGTTAATGATATGGATCAGCCCCTCTTAATTGAGCCCCTGCAGGCTGTACAGCCTGATCCCTGTACCCAACCCGACCCTGCTGCAAAACCTTTTGAGAATAATATAACTGGAAAAATGACTCAGCTGTTGCAG GTTTTGCAGGAAAGCGCGATGGAGAACCAGGTGCCTTGGGCTGAAAAGCCAGCAACAGCTTCTGTGCTGAAGTTAGAGGAGCCCAGAAACTGA
- the LOC133875524 gene encoding protein METABOLIC NETWORK MODULATOR 1 isoform X1: protein MNQTYQGSNPDGSADVPVKRKRGRPRKYPKLDLEEKARIPKDQNLNRRENDRVPPGFGGVNGNQPRQVDSIDNANDGMAGQVVSGVIEAAFDAGYLLSVRVGNSDTTLRGVVFKPGHYVPISAENDVAPEMQMIRRNEVPLPAENYTHVHGYNPRSREREQKFNSRRNGTHSLNEVPIVNRVVPQSANLVASKGKQVPSVAAQTARPVIPKGNVVPVVLKPVNGIALANQPSSYAIQAPHLVASKSNKVVGGAQSSDGSIVNNQVPVVVNQTPPPQPQASHQFTPKDSQSDNVPCTQPPEEVSKKIQGLSESAKTEIDGSTLAGKTSVKGSGHKQVDEVNDMDQPLLIEPLQAVQPDPCTQPDPAAKPFENNITGKMTQLLQHFKKVLQESAMENQVPWAEKPATASVLKLEEPRN from the exons ATGAACCAAACTTACCAAGGGAGTAACCCTGATGGTTCGGCAGATGTCCCTGTGAAGCGCAAAAGAGGTCGTCCGCGTAAGTATCCCAAACTTGATCTTGAGGAGAAGGCTCGTATCCCAAAGGATCAGAATTTAAACCGTAGGGAGAATGATCGTGTCCCTCCTGGATTTGGAGGGGTCAATGGAAATCAGCCCCGTCAAGTTGATTCAATTGATAATGCAAATGATGGCATGGCAGGCCAGGTTGTGTCTGGTGTCATTGAGGCAGCATTTGACGCAGGATATTTGCTGAGTGTTCGAGTTGGCAACTCTGACACCACTTTGAGGGGTGTTGTCTTCAAGCCTGGACATTACGTCCCTATTTCAGCTGAGAATGATGTGGCCCCTGAAATGCAAATGATCAGGCGAAATGAGGTTCCCCTCCCAGCAGAAAATTATACTCACGTCCATGGCTATAACCCTCGATCCAGAGAGAGGGAGCAGAAATTTAATTCTCGTAGGAATGGAACTCATTCATTGAATGAAGTACCAATTGTCAACCGAGTTGTACCTCAGTCTGCTAACCTTGTGGCTTCAAAAGGCAAACAGGTGCCTTCAGTTGCGGCCCAAACTGCTCGCCCTGTAATCCCAAAGGGCAATGTAGTGCCCGTTGTACTCAAACCTGTTAACGGGATAGCACTTGCCAACCAACCATCTTCATATGCTATTCAAGCTCCTCATTTGGTAGCCTCAAAAAGCAACAAGGTCGTTGGAGGTGCTCAATCATCAGATGGTTCAATAGTCAACAACCAGGTGCCAGTAGTAGTAAACCAAACACCTCCTCCTCAACCTCAAGCCAGCCACCAGTTTACACCAAAAGACTCACAAAGTGATAATGTTCCTTGTACTCAACCACCAGAAGAGGTCAGCAAAAAAATTCAAGGTCTTTCGGAGTCAGCAAAGACTGAAATAGACGGTAGCACATTAGCTGGCAAAACGTCAGTCAAAGGTTCTGGCCACAAGCAGGTAGATGAAGTTAATGATATGGATCAGCCCCTCTTAATTGAGCCCCTGCAGGCTGTACAGCCTGATCCCTGTACCCAACCCGACCCTGCTGCAAAACCTTTTGAGAATAATATAACTGGAAAAATGACTCAGCTGTTGCAG CACTTCAAAAAGGTTTTGCAGGAAAGCGCGATGGAGAACCAGGTGCCTTGGGCTGAAAAGCCAGCAACAGCTTCTGTGCTGAAGTTAGAGGAGCCCAGAAACTGA